One window of Triticum dicoccoides isolate Atlit2015 ecotype Zavitan chromosome 5A, WEW_v2.0, whole genome shotgun sequence genomic DNA carries:
- the LOC119299702 gene encoding probable inactive purple acid phosphatase 1, protein MRPWAWVAAVTWMAACSAAAAHGEQPLSMIAVERTTLAVDDAAHVKASPAVLGLEGQYSGWVEVEFFHPDPSGDDWIGVFSPANFSAAICEPENKRQYPPVLCTAPIKYQFAKFKNDGYSKSGKGYLKLQLINQREDFSFALFSGGLLKPKLIAVSNKVTFVNPKAPVYPRLAQGKSWNEMTVTWTSGYDIKEAVPFVEWGEKGGRRFLSPAGTLTFDRNSMCGAPARTVGWRHPGYIHTSYLKDLWPDSMYTYRLGHRLPNGTRVWSKSYSFKASPYPGQDSLQRVVIFGDMGKAEADGSNEYNNFQPGSLNTTNQIIRDLENIDMVVHIGDICYANGYLSQWDQFTAQIEPIASTVPYMVGSGNHERDWPGTGSFYGNLDSGGECGVPAQTVFYTPAENRAKFWYATDYGMFRFCIAHTEEDWRPGTEQYKFIEHCLSSVDRQKQPWLIFLAHRVLGYSSNSYYGFEGTFEEPMGREALQELWQKYKVDLAFYGHVHNYERTCPVYQSQCVVNASNHYSGPFQATTHVVVGGAGASLSDFITSKIQWSHFRDFDHGFGKLTAFNHSSLLFEYKKSRDGNVYDHFTISRDYQDVLACSVDNCPRTSLAS, encoded by the exons ATGAGGCCGTGGGCATGGGTGGCGGCCGTCACATGGATGGCTGCCTGCTCCGCCGCGGCGGCCCACGGCGAGCAGCCGCTGTCGATGATCGCCGTCGAGAGGACCACCCTCGCCGTCGACGACGCGGCGCACGTCAAGGCGTCCCCTGCGGTTCTTGGACTGGAGGGCCAGTACAGTGGATGGGTGGAGGTGGAGTTCTTCCATCCCGACCCCTCCGGCGATGACTGGATCGGAGTCTTCTCTCCTGCCAATTTCAG TGCCGCGATTTGTGAGCCTGAGAATAAGAGGCAATATCCCCCAGTGCTATGCACAGCACCTATCAAG TACCAATTTGCAAAGTTCAAGAATGACGGGTATAGCAAGTCTGGAAAGGGCTATCTGAAGCTTCAGCTGATCAACCAGAGAGAAGATTTCTCATTTGCACTTTTTTCTGGGGGTCTCTTGAAG CCGAAGCTGATTGCTGTCTCAAACAAGGTGACGTTTGTGAACCCAAAGGCGCCTGTCTACCCACGTTTGGCGCAAGGGAAATCTTGGAACGAA ATGACAGTCACTTGGACAAGTGGATATGACATCAAAGAAGCAGTTCCTTTTGTTGAATGGGGTGAAAAGGGGGGACGCCGGTTCCTTTCTCCAGCCGGGACATTGACATTTGACAGAAACAGCATGTGTG GTGCACCAGCACGAACTGTTGGTTGGCGCCATCCTGGTTACATTCATACTAGTTACTTGAAGGATTTGTGGCCAGACTCGAT GTACACCTACAGGCTTGGCCATAGATTACCAAATGGTACCCGCGTCTGGAGTAAGTCATATAGCTTTAAGGCATCACCTTATCCTGGACAAGATTCTTTGCAACGGGTCGTCATATTTGGGGACATGGGGAAG GCAGAGGCAGATGGTTCCAACGAGTACAATAACTTCCAGCCAGGCTCGCTAAACACTACTAACCAGATCATTAGAGACCTGGAAAACATCGACATGGTGGTCCACATCGGGGACATTTGCTACGCGAATGGTTATTTGTCGCAGTGGGATCAGTTCACTGCACAGATAGAACCGATTGCTTCAACTGTGCCATACATGGTTGGCAG CGGTAATCATGAGAGGGACTGGCCTGGAACTGGTTCCTTCTATGGAAATCTTGACTCTGGTGGAGAATGTGGTGTTCCAGCACAAACTGTGTTCTACACTCCTGCTGAGAACCGTGCAAAATTTTG GTACGCGACTGACTATGGCATGTTCAGGTTTTGCATTGCTCACACAGAAGAAGATTGGAGGCCAGGGACCGAGCAGTACAAGTTCATCGAGCACTGCCTGTCGTCTGTTGACAGGCAGAAGCAGCCATGGCTCATCTTTCTTGCACACCGTGTTCTAGGGTACTCATCCAACTCTTACTATGGATTCGAAGGCACATTTGAGGAACCGATGGGACGAGAAGCGCTGCAAGAGCTCTGGCAGAAGTACAAAGTCGATCTTGCCTTCTACGGTCACGTCCACAATTATGAAAGGACATGTCCGGTGTACCAG AGCCAGTGTGTTGTTAACGCATCGAATCACTACAGTGGCCCGTTCCAGGCAACGACGCATGTGGTTGTCGGTGGCGCCGGTGCCAGCCTTTCAGACTTCATCACTTCAAAGATTCAATGGAGTCACTTCAGAGACTTCGATCACGGTTTCGGCAAGCTCACGGCTTTCAATCATTCATCCTTGTTGTTCGAGTACAAGAAGAGCCGTGACGGCAATGTGTACGATCACTTCACGATCTCGCGCGACTACCAAGATGTCCTTGCCTGCTCCGTTGACAACTGCCCCAGGACTTCACTGGCTTCCTGA